The following coding sequences lie in one Paracidovorax avenae genomic window:
- a CDS encoding VOC family protein has translation MISSIFPNLFFPDAGLLVRFYVVELSLFEVSIDYGMGSCLIVAKGNPHFGLVISEGDPAPVSSRPLFTMGVTEIEALFHRLSNLNFSTGGELLTKRSLFEWALGQSMTLKDPAGNIFIIERPYAA, from the coding sequence ATGATTTCATCCATTTTTCCCAATCTGTTTTTTCCAGATGCCGGGCTGTTGGTTCGATTCTATGTTGTGGAGCTGTCGCTTTTTGAGGTTTCAATCGATTATGGAATGGGCTCATGCTTGATCGTCGCGAAAGGCAATCCGCATTTTGGATTGGTTATTTCCGAGGGCGATCCAGCTCCTGTTTCTTCCCGGCCCCTGTTCACCATGGGCGTGACAGAAATCGAGGCTCTTTTCCACAGGCTTTCAAATTTAAATTTCTCGACAGGGGGCGAATTGCTGACAAAGCGATCCCTCTTCGAGTGGGCTCTCGGCCAGAGCATGACCTTGAAGGATCCCGCGGGCAATATTTTTATTATCGAACGCCCTTACGCTGCCTGA
- a CDS encoding ABC transporter substrate-binding protein — protein sequence MPSSISPDLIAALAPTGRLRASINLGNPLLAHRKTDGEPDGVSVDLARGFARQLGVEPEWLVFDKAAESVQAVRQGQADIGFFAVDPLRGEGIAFTAPYVLIEGAYLVRDGSPITDNAQVDQAGTTVAVGQGSAYDLFLTRELKAAQIVRAANSQAVVDTFLAQSLDVAAGVRQQLEADARQHAGLRLLPGRFMVIQQAMGLPGDRPETAVRYLRDFVEEMKARGFVAEALKRHGVQGASVAPAAAAT from the coding sequence ATGCCGTCATCCATTTCACCGGACCTCATCGCCGCCCTGGCGCCCACCGGCCGGCTCCGCGCTTCCATCAACCTGGGCAACCCCCTGCTCGCCCATCGGAAGACCGATGGCGAGCCGGACGGGGTGTCCGTGGACCTCGCCCGTGGATTCGCCCGCCAACTGGGCGTGGAGCCTGAGTGGCTGGTGTTCGACAAGGCGGCCGAATCGGTCCAGGCTGTCAGGCAGGGCCAGGCGGACATCGGCTTCTTCGCGGTGGACCCACTGCGCGGCGAGGGCATCGCCTTCACCGCGCCCTACGTGCTGATCGAGGGCGCCTATCTGGTGCGGGACGGCTCGCCCATCACGGACAACGCGCAGGTGGACCAGGCCGGGACGACGGTCGCGGTGGGGCAGGGGAGTGCCTACGACCTTTTCCTGACGCGTGAACTGAAGGCTGCGCAGATCGTGCGCGCAGCCAATTCCCAGGCGGTGGTGGATACTTTCCTGGCGCAATCGCTCGACGTGGCTGCGGGCGTGAGGCAGCAACTGGAGGCCGATGCGCGGCAGCACGCAGGACTTCGCCTGCTGCCAGGGCGGTTCATGGTGATCCAGCAGGCCATGGGCCTGCCCGGGGACCGCCCGGAAACGGCCGTGCGGTACCTGCGGGATTTCGTGGAAGAAATGAAGGCCCGGGGTTTCGTGGCAGAAGCACTGAAGCGGCATGGAGTGCAGGGCGCGTCGGTCGCCCCTGCGGCAGCGGCCACCTGA
- a CDS encoding carboxypeptidase regulatory-like domain-containing protein → MRFLSLLQPVPSPRRARLALAAMMLACSAAGPVLAQQTAQPSRPTSAPLPEKKTQGALRYTCGGIGLDESTAMRAAMKDHPLSLLFAAGGGDYLADVQVKLVPQGWGDAGALAFTATGPVCLLDLPAGSYEVEATSGGKQKRQTVMVDKEPKTLDFRF, encoded by the coding sequence GTGCGATTCCTGTCGCTCCTTCAACCCGTCCCGTCCCCTCGCCGCGCTCGCCTCGCCCTGGCTGCCATGATGCTGGCCTGTTCGGCGGCCGGGCCCGTCCTGGCCCAGCAGACGGCGCAGCCGTCCCGACCCACATCGGCGCCCCTGCCGGAGAAGAAGACCCAGGGTGCCTTGCGCTACACCTGCGGCGGTATCGGCCTGGACGAGTCCACGGCCATGCGCGCCGCGATGAAGGACCATCCCCTGTCGCTGCTCTTCGCGGCGGGTGGCGGCGACTATCTGGCGGACGTGCAGGTGAAACTGGTTCCGCAGGGCTGGGGCGATGCCGGGGCGCTTGCTTTCACCGCCACCGGCCCGGTCTGCCTGCTGGACCTGCCGGCGGGCAGCTATGAGGTGGAGGCCACTTCCGGCGGCAAGCAGAAGCGCCAGACGGTGATGGTGGACAAGGAGCCGAAAACGCTGGATTTCCGCTTCTGA
- a CDS encoding EVE domain-containing protein — MTAPAPAPDDNAEPGAPRYWLMKSEPEECSIDDALAAPGATVPWTGVRNYQARNFMRDAMRVGDGVLFYHSSCPEPGIAGIARIASRTRSDPTQFDPASPYYDPKSTPARPRWLLLDVQALRKTRLVGLAELRERPALADMRVLQRGNRLSITPVEPAEWEEIVRHLLAAR, encoded by the coding sequence ATGACAGCGCCCGCCCCTGCCCCCGACGACAACGCCGAACCCGGCGCACCCCGTTACTGGCTCATGAAGTCCGAGCCGGAGGAATGCTCCATCGACGATGCGCTGGCCGCGCCCGGCGCCACGGTGCCCTGGACCGGCGTGCGCAATTACCAGGCCCGCAACTTCATGCGCGATGCCATGCGCGTGGGCGACGGGGTACTGTTCTACCATTCCAGCTGTCCCGAACCCGGCATTGCCGGCATCGCGCGAATCGCATCGCGCACACGGTCCGACCCGACGCAATTCGATCCGGCGTCGCCCTACTACGACCCCAAGTCCACGCCCGCCCGACCCCGGTGGCTGCTGCTGGACGTGCAGGCGCTGCGCAAAACCCGCCTGGTCGGCCTGGCCGAACTGCGGGAGCGCCCGGCACTGGCGGACATGCGGGTGCTGCAGCGCGGGAATCGCCTGTCCATCACCCCGGTGGAGCCCGCGGAGTGGGAGGAGATCGTCCGGCACCTGCTGGCAGCGCGGTGA
- a CDS encoding DEAD/DEAH box helicase: protein MPRPPGAPLPSTPSSTAPDDSAVQAWVDAPGASLGAEALEGGSTFQPRLTLRTLGRGDGLLGMRAHGGIGPRGGQVTLAWVDWTYRLGDGSLWAVPAPTSILNTRPPARVAVPGAASGWLHRDVHAETDAMDALRDTGLVPVPADRLQWRGPGDTLGLVGSALAEEAPGPDGSAVAAIPPGPAWTLPQEAAFGDFWADVVPRLRATGWSVVVAPGFAHESTPVLRWRLILDPTTGEVLGREADTVAPRARPVQKLRLPEREGAWLLSLGVDIDGETLDLAPMVADLLRRDHRWLDARALAAIDDHSTVQLRAPGGRRIDAPAAPLKAIVGAMVDLLTDPALHQRRPGDPFRLGAWEARRIEALRAALDQSGRVARRQAHTGHDLGWQLLGDAGLAQLAQRLRDEGTPQPVPEPVGLAVTLRPYQREGLAWLQYLRAQGLGGILADDMGLGKTAQALAHVLAEKEAGRLRRPALVVVPTSLLFNWQAEAARMAPGLSVLALHGPDRARDFPRAAASDLVLTTYPLLWRDADALAAQAWHLLILDEAQMAKNAGSRGARVLRRLRADHLLCLTGTPLENHLGELWTHFDFLMPGFLGNARSFAQRWRKPIEENGETLRAELLALRVRPFILRRRKDDVAPELPPRTTITERVALQGRQRELYEAVRTGADKQVRRVLERQGFEGGLITILDALLKLRQVCCDPRLVKGLPDASGMESAKLDRLAELLPPLVAEGRRVLVFSQFTGMLELAGQRLDMLRLPWLALTGATAPRQRASVVRRFQDPSAEGSAPILLASLKAGGTGLNLTAADTVIHLDPWWNPAVMEQASARAHRIGQDKPVFIHHLVAEGSIEERMLELQARKQALADGVLGHDTAGVPKFGEDDLRALLAPLSEPSRNPLAIPDDGDPRWGGTGRRRTIGP from the coding sequence ATGCCCCGTCCTCCCGGCGCGCCGCTGCCGTCCACTCCATCCTCCACCGCGCCGGATGACTCCGCCGTGCAGGCCTGGGTGGACGCGCCGGGCGCATCGCTCGGCGCGGAAGCTTTGGAGGGCGGGTCCACATTCCAGCCCCGGCTCACCCTGCGCACGCTGGGCCGTGGCGACGGGCTGCTGGGCATGCGGGCGCATGGCGGCATCGGCCCCCGGGGTGGCCAGGTGACGCTGGCCTGGGTGGACTGGACCTACCGGCTGGGGGATGGATCCCTGTGGGCGGTGCCCGCCCCCACCAGCATCCTCAATACGCGACCGCCTGCGCGCGTGGCGGTGCCGGGCGCCGCAAGCGGGTGGCTGCACCGCGATGTGCATGCCGAGACCGATGCCATGGACGCCCTGCGCGATACGGGGCTCGTGCCGGTCCCCGCGGATCGGCTGCAATGGCGCGGGCCGGGCGACACACTGGGCCTCGTGGGCAGTGCGCTGGCGGAAGAGGCCCCTGGGCCAGACGGCTCTGCGGTGGCCGCCATACCTCCGGGGCCGGCATGGACACTGCCGCAGGAAGCGGCTTTCGGCGACTTCTGGGCCGATGTGGTACCGCGCCTGCGGGCCACCGGGTGGTCGGTGGTGGTGGCCCCCGGGTTCGCCCATGAAAGTACGCCCGTATTGCGCTGGCGGCTCATCCTGGACCCCACCACGGGCGAGGTGCTCGGAAGGGAGGCCGATACCGTGGCGCCGCGCGCGCGGCCCGTGCAGAAGCTGCGGCTGCCGGAGCGTGAAGGGGCGTGGCTGCTGAGCCTGGGTGTGGACATCGACGGGGAAACCCTGGATCTGGCGCCCATGGTGGCCGATCTGTTGCGCCGTGATCACCGATGGCTGGATGCCCGCGCGCTGGCGGCGATCGATGACCACTCCACGGTCCAGCTGCGCGCGCCCGGTGGCCGCCGCATCGATGCGCCCGCCGCGCCGCTCAAGGCCATCGTGGGAGCCATGGTGGATCTGCTCACCGACCCGGCCCTGCACCAGCGGCGGCCAGGCGATCCGTTTCGGCTCGGCGCATGGGAAGCACGGCGCATCGAGGCGCTGCGTGCGGCCCTGGACCAGTCCGGCCGCGTGGCGCGCCGGCAGGCACACACCGGGCACGATCTCGGCTGGCAACTGCTGGGCGACGCAGGACTCGCCCAACTCGCGCAGCGGCTGCGGGATGAGGGCACGCCACAGCCGGTACCGGAGCCGGTCGGCCTGGCCGTCACCCTGCGCCCCTACCAGCGCGAAGGGCTGGCCTGGCTGCAGTACCTTCGCGCCCAGGGCCTGGGCGGCATCCTCGCGGACGACATGGGCCTGGGCAAGACCGCGCAGGCCCTGGCGCACGTGCTGGCGGAAAAGGAAGCGGGCCGGCTGCGGCGGCCGGCGCTGGTGGTCGTGCCGACCTCCCTGCTCTTCAACTGGCAGGCCGAGGCCGCGCGCATGGCACCCGGCCTGAGCGTGCTGGCGTTGCACGGCCCCGACCGGGCCCGCGACTTTCCGCGCGCGGCCGCCAGCGACCTCGTCCTCACCACCTATCCCCTGCTCTGGCGGGATGCCGATGCCCTGGCGGCGCAGGCCTGGCACCTGCTCATCCTCGATGAGGCGCAAATGGCCAAGAATGCAGGCAGCCGGGGTGCACGCGTGCTGCGCCGGCTGCGCGCGGACCATCTGCTGTGCCTGACCGGAACGCCGCTGGAAAACCACCTGGGCGAGCTCTGGACGCATTTCGACTTCCTCATGCCCGGCTTTCTCGGCAACGCGCGCAGCTTCGCGCAACGCTGGCGCAAACCCATCGAGGAGAACGGCGAAACCCTGCGCGCCGAGTTGCTGGCGCTGCGCGTGCGGCCCTTCATACTGCGGCGCCGCAAGGACGATGTGGCACCGGAGCTGCCGCCGCGCACCACCATCACCGAGCGCGTGGCGCTCCAGGGCCGGCAGCGCGAACTGTATGAGGCGGTGCGCACCGGCGCGGACAAGCAGGTCCGGCGCGTGCTGGAGCGCCAGGGCTTCGAAGGCGGCCTCATCACCATCCTGGATGCGCTGCTCAAGCTGCGGCAGGTCTGCTGCGATCCTCGCCTGGTGAAAGGGCTGCCGGACGCCTCCGGCATGGAAAGCGCCAAGCTGGACCGGCTGGCCGAATTGCTGCCCCCGCTGGTCGCCGAAGGACGGCGGGTGCTGGTGTTCTCGCAGTTCACGGGCATGCTGGAACTCGCAGGACAGCGGTTGGACATGCTGCGCCTGCCCTGGCTGGCGCTGACAGGCGCCACCGCGCCACGCCAGCGCGCATCCGTGGTGCGCCGGTTCCAGGATCCGTCCGCAGAAGGTTCGGCCCCCATACTGCTGGCTAGCCTGAAGGCCGGAGGCACCGGACTGAACCTCACGGCCGCCGACACGGTGATCCATCTCGACCCCTGGTGGAATCCGGCGGTGATGGAGCAGGCGTCGGCCCGCGCCCACCGCATCGGCCAGGACAAGCCCGTCTTCATCCACCACCTGGTGGCCGAAGGCAGCATCGAGGAGCGCATGCTGGAACTGCAGGCACGCAAGCAGGCCCTGGCGGACGGCGTGCTGGGACACGACACCGCCGGCGTGCCCAAATTCGGCGAAGACGACCTCCGCGCCCTGCTGGCCCCCTTGTCGGAGCCGTCGCGCAATCCCCTGGCCATTCCGGACGATGGTGATCCACGCTGGGGCGGTACGGGCCGGCGGCGCACAATCGGGCCATGA
- a CDS encoding GlsB/YeaQ/YmgE family stress response membrane protein, protein MFSLIGTLLVGLVVGLLARALKPGDDKLGWIMTSLLGVAGSFLATYVGVAMGWYQQGEAAGWIASIVGAIVLLVLYGMIRSKS, encoded by the coding sequence ATGTTTTCCCTGATCGGTACCCTGCTCGTCGGGCTCGTCGTCGGTCTGCTCGCCCGTGCCCTCAAGCCGGGAGATGACAAGCTCGGCTGGATCATGACGTCCCTGCTCGGCGTGGCAGGCTCCTTCCTGGCCACCTACGTGGGTGTCGCCATGGGCTGGTACCAGCAGGGTGAAGCCGCCGGGTGGATCGCCTCCATCGTCGGCGCCATCGTGCTGCTGGTGCTCTACGGCATGATCCGCAGCAAATCCTGA
- a CDS encoding C40 family peptidase has translation MSRWICLLLLVCATAHAAPHNNAATSAPDDLDRFLIDRHQVLNQLREVRASVQDRTGELISTAMGFLGVPYRRGGNTADSGFDCSGFIRAIYGQTIGLALPRRANEQAAATETIDKKDLQPGDLVFFNTMRRAYSHVGLYLGDGKFIHSPRSGAEVRVEDMSASYWQRRFNGARRVLSEDQAATTPSASAQNPLN, from the coding sequence ATGTCACGTTGGATTTGCCTTTTGTTACTGGTTTGCGCCACCGCCCATGCCGCTCCCCACAACAACGCAGCCACTTCGGCGCCTGATGACCTGGACCGATTCCTCATCGACAGGCACCAGGTGCTCAATCAGCTGCGCGAAGTGCGGGCCAGCGTCCAGGACCGTACCGGCGAACTGATCTCCACCGCGATGGGCTTCCTCGGCGTCCCGTACCGCCGTGGGGGCAATACGGCCGACAGCGGATTCGATTGCAGCGGTTTCATCCGTGCGATCTACGGCCAGACCATCGGCCTCGCCCTTCCCCGCCGGGCCAATGAGCAGGCCGCAGCCACCGAGACCATCGACAAGAAGGATCTCCAGCCCGGAGACCTCGTCTTCTTCAACACCATGCGCCGCGCCTACAGCCATGTGGGCCTGTACCTGGGCGACGGCAAGTTCATCCACTCGCCCCGCAGCGGTGCGGAAGTCCGCGTGGAAGACATGAGCGCTTCGTACTGGCAGCGCCGCTTCAATGGCGCCCGCCGCGTGCTCAGCGAAGACCAGGCGGCCACCACCCCGTCCGCGTCGGCTCAGAATCCGCTGAACTGA
- a CDS encoding PQQ-dependent sugar dehydrogenase, protein MESRKIGAIAKISLAFAAFCWGLTAMGGSATAAETALSPVRPVESAVSVTVDDITDGLSNPWGLAFLPDGRFLVTERIGRLRVVEADGRKGAPLQGLPPIAAGGQGGLLDIATDAQFERNRRIFFCFSEPDGRNGDVNGTALASAVLPPGEKGLQDVRIIFRQQPKVASRLHFGCRIAQAGDGSIFLTLGERFERKDDAQKLDNHLGKVVHVMPDGSPAPGNPFVGRSGGLPEIWSWGHRNSQGAVIGPDGRLWMHEHGPQGGDEINVPQAGRNHGWPVVTFGENYGGGKIGEGLTQKAGMEPPLHYWVPSIAPSGMAFLTSDRYGPAWKGSLFVGSLKFARLHRLELKDGRVVRDEFLLSGLGQRIRDVRQGPDGWLYVLTDSPQGRLLRLRPPGS, encoded by the coding sequence TTGGAATCACGAAAAATCGGTGCAATTGCGAAAATTTCGCTGGCGTTCGCTGCATTTTGCTGGGGCTTGACGGCAATGGGTGGGAGTGCCACGGCAGCGGAAACGGCCCTCTCGCCGGTCCGCCCCGTGGAATCGGCCGTGTCTGTCACAGTTGATGACATCACGGATGGGCTGTCCAACCCCTGGGGGCTGGCATTTCTTCCTGATGGCCGTTTCCTCGTGACGGAACGGATCGGCCGCTTGCGGGTGGTGGAAGCCGACGGCAGGAAGGGTGCTCCGCTGCAAGGACTGCCTCCCATCGCTGCGGGTGGCCAGGGCGGGCTGCTCGACATCGCGACGGATGCGCAATTCGAGCGCAACCGCCGCATCTTCTTCTGCTTCTCCGAGCCGGACGGGCGCAATGGCGACGTCAACGGCACGGCCCTGGCCAGCGCCGTGCTGCCCCCCGGCGAGAAGGGTTTGCAGGATGTGCGCATCATCTTTCGCCAGCAGCCCAAGGTGGCGAGCCGCCTGCATTTCGGATGCCGCATCGCCCAGGCGGGAGACGGGTCGATCTTCCTCACGCTGGGTGAGCGCTTCGAACGCAAGGACGATGCGCAAAAGCTGGACAACCATCTGGGCAAGGTCGTGCATGTCATGCCTGACGGCTCGCCGGCCCCCGGCAATCCGTTCGTCGGTCGTTCCGGGGGGCTGCCCGAGATCTGGAGTTGGGGACACCGCAATTCCCAGGGCGCGGTGATCGGGCCTGATGGCCGGCTGTGGATGCATGAGCACGGCCCGCAAGGCGGCGACGAAATCAACGTGCCGCAGGCCGGCCGCAACCATGGATGGCCCGTGGTCACCTTCGGCGAGAACTACGGCGGCGGAAAGATCGGGGAAGGGCTGACGCAGAAGGCCGGCATGGAGCCGCCGCTGCATTACTGGGTGCCGTCGATCGCTCCTTCGGGCATGGCGTTCCTGACGAGCGATCGCTACGGGCCTGCATGGAAGGGCAGCCTGTTCGTCGGTTCGCTGAAGTTCGCGCGCCTGCACCGGCTGGAACTGAAGGACGGCAGGGTGGTGCGCGACGAGTTCCTGCTGTCGGGCCTGGGCCAGCGGATCCGCGATGTGCGGCAGGGGCCCGATGGCTGGCTTTATGTGCTGACGGACAGCCCGCAGGGCCGGCTGCTGCGGCTGCGTCCACCCGGCTCCTGA
- a CDS encoding isochorismatase family protein, translating into MLLDALESQLVLVDYQERLMPAISDGPSVLGNARLLAQVARALEVPVWGTEQNPSRLGPNDAALRALCRKTLAKMQFSAAEEGLGEWLRPPARPQQGGNARSLPRHLQKPAQQQAAADARGSIVIAGCEAHVCLLQTALDLLEDEFEVWVVTDACGSRTERNRDAAFDRLAGAGAELVTTEMVAFEWLRGCEHPAFKEVLALVK; encoded by the coding sequence ATGCTGCTTGATGCCCTCGAATCCCAACTCGTGCTGGTGGACTACCAGGAACGCCTGATGCCCGCCATCTCCGACGGCCCGTCCGTGCTGGGCAACGCACGGCTGCTGGCGCAGGTGGCCCGCGCGCTCGAGGTGCCCGTGTGGGGCACCGAACAGAATCCCTCCCGGCTGGGCCCGAACGATGCCGCGCTGCGGGCGCTCTGCCGCAAGACGCTGGCCAAGATGCAGTTCAGCGCGGCGGAAGAAGGCCTGGGCGAATGGCTGCGTCCCCCGGCAAGGCCGCAGCAGGGCGGCAACGCCCGCAGCCTGCCGCGCCACCTGCAGAAACCCGCCCAGCAACAGGCCGCCGCCGACGCGCGCGGCAGCATCGTGATCGCTGGCTGCGAGGCGCATGTGTGCCTTTTGCAGACGGCGCTGGACCTGCTCGAGGACGAGTTCGAGGTCTGGGTGGTGACCGATGCGTGCGGGTCGCGCACCGAGCGCAACCGCGACGCCGCCTTCGACCGGCTGGCGGGGGCGGGGGCGGAGCTGGTCACCACGGAAATGGTGGCGTTCGAATGGCTGCGGGGCTGCGAACACCCGGCGTTCAAGGAAGTGCTGGCACTCGTGAAGTAG